In Leptodesmis sichuanensis A121, the following are encoded in one genomic region:
- a CDS encoding transposase family protein — protein MDIHLDRLLNFPHVTVESCIQKDNEVYLKLRLLNQESSCPHCKKSSSELHQNRPILIRDLSIFGQVTYLKIPRRQFYCRDCQRYFTESLTFMDAGRQYTRRYEEHIYQQVQLSSMEQVGRVEGLSFERIEGIFKHQYAQKKTRDGQESNALGLMKSASGKGIKTSPPLSATLRPGN, from the coding sequence ATGGACATACATCTTGATAGATTGCTTAACTTCCCTCACGTTACGGTTGAAAGTTGCATTCAAAAAGACAATGAAGTGTACTTAAAGTTGCGCTTGCTCAATCAAGAATCTAGCTGTCCACACTGTAAGAAATCAAGTTCAGAGTTGCATCAAAACCGTCCGATTTTGATTCGAGACCTATCGATTTTTGGCCAAGTCACTTATTTGAAAATTCCTCGTCGTCAGTTTTATTGTCGTGATTGCCAACGTTATTTTACTGAGTCATTGACATTTATGGATGCAGGACGGCAGTACACTCGACGCTATGAGGAGCATATTTACCAGCAAGTACAACTGTCAAGTATGGAGCAAGTGGGTCGCGTAGAAGGATTAAGCTTTGAGCGCATTGAAGGGATTTTCAAGCATCAGTATGCACAGAAAAAAACACGGGATGGGCAGGAGTCAAACGCATTGGGATTGATGAAATCAGCAAGCGGAAAGGGCATCAAAACTTCGCCACCGTTATCGGCGACGTTGAGGCCGGGAAATTGA
- a CDS encoding ISL3 family transposase: MSKRKGHQNFATVIGDVEAGKLIEVIDSHQQEDIIEILKQQPIEVRAKVEEVSVDMWGGFPKVVKKVFPNAVVVIDRFHVMKLVNEELNKIRRQSGVSDRGSKFILLKNGKDLTAEEKTKLEEILKRSKRLGKAYEWKEEFRAIYEQPLTVEEGKRQIQGWLDQARVVYSEASTTIRNHLDGISNYFRNRTTSGAMEGINNRIKLIKRQAYGFVNFNNFRERLLACFSD, translated from the coding sequence ATCAGCAAGCGGAAAGGGCATCAAAACTTCGCCACCGTTATCGGCGACGTTGAGGCCGGGAAATTGATTGAAGTGATTGACAGTCACCAACAGGAAGACATTATTGAAATCCTGAAGCAGCAGCCCATAGAGGTGCGTGCAAAAGTTGAAGAGGTGAGCGTGGATATGTGGGGAGGATTCCCAAAGGTAGTCAAGAAAGTGTTTCCCAATGCCGTGGTAGTGATTGACCGCTTTCATGTCATGAAATTAGTCAATGAGGAGTTAAATAAAATTCGTAGACAATCGGGTGTATCAGACCGAGGTAGCAAATTCATTTTGCTCAAGAATGGCAAGGATTTAACAGCAGAAGAAAAGACAAAGTTAGAAGAGATTCTGAAACGGTCAAAGCGATTAGGAAAAGCCTATGAGTGGAAAGAAGAGTTTCGCGCGATTTATGAACAACCATTAACCGTTGAGGAAGGCAAGCGTCAGATCCAAGGGTGGCTCGATCAAGCGCGAGTCGTCTATAGTGAAGCAAGCACAACGATTCGTAACCATTTAGATGGGATTAGCAACTACTTTCGGAATCGCACAACGAGTGGCGCAATGGAGGGAATCAACAACCGAATTAAATTGATTAAACGGCAAGCTTATGGCTTTGTCAATTTCAACAATTTTCGAGAAAGACTATTAGCCTGCTTCTCTGATTAA
- the purH gene encoding bifunctional phosphoribosylaminoimidazolecarboxamide formyltransferase/IMP cyclohydrolase, whose translation MGATNMARLALLSVSDKTGLVEFARQLVEEFGFDVISSGGTATALKNAGLPVTKVSDYTGSPEILGGRVKTLHPRIHGGILARRDVAQDLTDLEAQQIRPIDLVVVNLYPFEQTIARSGVTLAEAIEQIDIGGPAMLRASAKNFAHLTVLCNPNQYEGYLQELRQHQGEVSLAFRQQCALRAFQHTGAYDRAIATYLEQQTTQATNPETASLPQTFTLSGQQLQALRYGENPHQPAAWYQTGATASGWAAATKLQGKELSYNNLVDLEAARRMIAEFTDAESAPAAAILKHTNPCGAALGNTLVEAYEKAFKADSVSAFGGIVALNRPIDAATATELTKTFLECVVAPGCEADAQEILAAKSNVRVLLLPDLQHGPAYTVKAIAGGFLAQTSDDIPADPSEWKIVTEKQPTPAQLEELLFAWKICKHVKSNAIVVTRDRTTLGVGAGQMNRVGSVKIALEQAGDKAQGAVLASDGFFPFDDSVRTAAAAGIAAIVQPGGSLRDQDSINAANELGLVMVLTGIRHFLH comes from the coding sequence ATGGGAGCAACAAACATGGCACGGTTGGCGCTATTGAGTGTTTCAGACAAAACAGGGTTGGTGGAATTTGCCCGTCAACTGGTGGAAGAGTTTGGCTTTGATGTCATTAGCAGTGGCGGGACAGCGACGGCTCTGAAAAATGCTGGACTACCCGTGACCAAGGTGTCTGATTACACAGGGTCACCAGAGATTTTGGGAGGTCGGGTAAAAACGTTGCATCCCCGGATTCATGGGGGCATTCTGGCGCGACGGGATGTCGCTCAGGATCTGACGGATCTGGAAGCACAGCAGATTCGCCCGATCGATCTGGTAGTTGTGAATCTCTATCCCTTTGAGCAAACGATCGCCAGATCCGGAGTTACTTTAGCGGAGGCGATCGAGCAGATTGATATTGGTGGCCCTGCCATGCTGCGAGCCTCAGCGAAAAATTTTGCCCATCTCACTGTGTTGTGCAATCCCAATCAGTACGAGGGCTACCTGCAAGAATTACGGCAGCATCAGGGTGAGGTGTCTCTGGCATTCCGGCAGCAATGTGCTTTGAGGGCGTTTCAACATACGGGAGCGTATGATCGGGCGATCGCGACTTATCTCGAACAACAGACCACCCAGGCAACCAACCCTGAAACGGCCAGTCTCCCGCAAACCTTTACGCTCAGTGGGCAACAACTGCAGGCATTGCGCTATGGAGAGAACCCCCATCAACCTGCCGCCTGGTATCAAACGGGTGCAACGGCTTCAGGATGGGCAGCGGCGACCAAGTTGCAAGGCAAGGAGTTGAGCTACAACAACCTGGTGGATCTGGAAGCTGCCCGCCGCATGATTGCCGAATTTACGGATGCTGAAAGTGCTCCTGCTGCCGCTATCTTGAAACACACCAATCCCTGTGGAGCCGCATTGGGGAATACCCTGGTGGAAGCCTATGAAAAAGCTTTTAAGGCGGATTCCGTATCAGCCTTTGGGGGCATCGTAGCGTTGAATCGTCCCATTGATGCAGCTACAGCCACTGAACTGACGAAAACCTTTTTGGAATGCGTCGTGGCTCCTGGCTGTGAGGCCGATGCCCAGGAGATTCTGGCCGCGAAGTCCAACGTACGAGTATTGCTGTTGCCCGATTTGCAACATGGCCCTGCCTATACGGTGAAGGCGATCGCGGGTGGCTTTCTGGCCCAAACCTCGGATGACATTCCTGCTGATCCCTCTGAATGGAAAATTGTGACGGAAAAGCAGCCCACTCCCGCCCAATTAGAGGAACTGCTGTTTGCCTGGAAGATTTGCAAGCATGTGAAGTCAAACGCGATCGTGGTTACTCGCGATCGCACCACGTTAGGAGTCGGAGCTGGCCAGATGAATCGGGTTGGTTCTGTGAAAATTGCCCTGGAACAGGCTGGGGATAAAGCTCAGGGGGCTGTCCTTGCCAGTGATGGCTTCTTCCCGTTTGATGACTCTGTTCGGACTGCCGCTGCTGCTGGTATTGCGGCGATCGTCCAGCCTGGGGGTAGCCTCCGCGATCAGGATTCTATCAATGCCGCCAACGAACTCGGACTGGTCATGGTACTCACAGGTATCCGCCACTTCTTACATTGA
- a CDS encoding DUF4079 domain-containing protein gives MNIAIPESIKVWSQFVHPVIMWLLLVLAGYAFYLGMKVRKTRFAEGDEKKELIKGKFNVKHYQVGSLLLALMVVGSIAGMAVTYINNGKLFVGPHLLAGLGMTGLIAMSAALSPLMQKGQDWARYTHIVLNVAILGLFGWQAITGMDIVQRIISKM, from the coding sequence ATGAATATTGCAATTCCTGAATCCATTAAGGTGTGGAGCCAGTTTGTGCATCCCGTAATCATGTGGCTACTGCTGGTGCTTGCTGGTTATGCCTTTTATTTAGGGATGAAAGTTCGCAAAACCCGCTTTGCCGAGGGTGATGAGAAAAAAGAACTGATTAAAGGCAAATTTAACGTCAAACACTATCAGGTTGGCTCCCTGCTGCTGGCGCTGATGGTGGTCGGCTCGATCGCAGGCATGGCCGTCACTTACATCAACAATGGCAAGCTGTTTGTTGGTCCTCACCTGCTGGCAGGTCTGGGAATGACCGGATTAATTGCCATGTCTGCTGCCCTGTCCCCCCTAATGCAGAAAGGTCAGGATTGGGCACGTTACACCCACATTGTTCTGAATGTTGCCATTTTGGGGCTGTTCGGTTGGCAGGCCATTACCGGGATGGATATTGTGCAGCGCATTATCAGCAAAATGTAA
- the uvrA gene encoding excinuclease ABC subunit UvrA, whose translation MAKCGNGANRSGADSSNGHSPQRPISLNTIRIRGARQHNLKNIDLELPRDRLIVFTGVSGSGKSSLAFDTIFAEGQRRYVESLSAYARQFLGQVDKPDVDAIEGLSPAISIDQKSTSHNPRSTVGTVTEIYDYLRLLFGRAGEPHCPHCDRSIAPQTIDQMSDRIMELPDRTRFQILAPVVRGKKGTHKKLLSSLSAEGFVRVRIDGEVRELSDSIELDKNQAHTIEIVVDRLVKKPGIEERLVDSLTTCLKHSEGIAVIDLVEEGSGDRDQGSGKVVELPVGQSLKAAEKGGTYGEPAALPTPHSPLPTPLVFSENFACPEHGAVMEELSPRLFSFNSPYGACPACHGLGSHRKFSPELVVPNPELPVYAAIAPWSDKDNTYYLSLLCSVANAFGFDIQTPWNQLTKAQQNILLHGSKEPIWIEVDSRYRESKGYQRRYEGALPLLERQYQEANSDLYKQKLEQYLIDQPCEVCEGKRLKPESLAVRLGQYRLHELTGVSIGECLERINQLQLSPRQAQIGDLVLREIRARLQFLLDVGLDYLTLDRPAMTLSGGEAQRIRLATQIGSGLTGVLYVLDEPSIGLHQRDNSRLLKTLTRLRDLGNTLIVVEHDEETIRAADHLVDIGPGAGIHGGRIIAQGSLENILNAPDSLTGAYLSERRVIQTPGERRPGNGRSLRIRNARRNNLKDVTVEIPLGKLVCVTGVSGSGKSTLINELLHPALQHHFGSKIPFPKEMDGIDGLSALDKVIVIDQSPIGRTPRSNPATYTGVFDVIRDVFAGTIEAKARGYKPGQFSFNVKGGRCEACAGQGVNVIEMNFLPDVYVQCEVCKGARYNRETLQVKFKGKSIADVLNMTVEEALEFFQNIPQAASRLQTLVDVGLGYIRLGQTAPTLSGGEAQRVKLATELSRRATGKTLYLIDEPTTGLSFYDVHKLLDVMQRLVDKGNSILVIEHNLDVIRCSDWLIDLGPEGGDRGGEIIAVGTPEEVADHPSSYTGQYLKHVLKQYPPVPATA comes from the coding sequence ATGGCTAAATGCGGCAATGGTGCGAATCGATCGGGGGCTGACTCTTCCAATGGGCATTCCCCTCAGCGCCCGATCTCCTTAAACACGATTCGGATTCGGGGAGCACGACAGCATAATTTAAAAAATATTGACCTGGAACTGCCCCGCGATCGCCTGATTGTGTTCACGGGAGTTTCTGGTTCTGGTAAATCTTCTCTCGCCTTTGACACCATCTTTGCCGAAGGGCAGCGCCGCTATGTGGAATCTCTGAGTGCCTATGCGCGGCAGTTTTTAGGCCAGGTGGATAAGCCCGATGTGGATGCGATCGAAGGCTTAAGTCCAGCCATCTCCATTGACCAGAAATCCACTTCCCACAACCCCCGCTCGACCGTGGGCACCGTCACCGAAATTTACGATTATCTGCGGTTGCTGTTTGGTCGGGCCGGAGAACCCCACTGTCCTCACTGCGATCGCTCCATCGCGCCTCAAACGATTGACCAGATGAGCGATCGGATTATGGAACTGCCCGATCGGACTCGCTTCCAGATTCTGGCTCCCGTGGTGCGAGGAAAAAAGGGCACCCATAAGAAACTGCTCTCCAGTCTCAGTGCGGAAGGCTTTGTGCGAGTGCGAATTGACGGCGAAGTACGGGAACTCAGCGATTCCATCGAACTGGACAAGAATCAGGCTCACACGATCGAAATTGTGGTCGATCGGCTGGTCAAAAAACCGGGCATTGAAGAACGCCTGGTGGATTCCCTCACCACCTGCTTGAAGCACTCAGAGGGGATTGCCGTGATTGATTTAGTGGAGGAGGGATCGGGGGACAGGGATCAGGGATCGGGGAAGGTGGTAGAACTACCCGTAGGCCAATCCTTGAAAGCGGCTGAAAAAGGCGGCACCTATGGCGAGCCTGCTGCACTCCCCACTCCCCACTCCCCACTCCCCACTCCCCTCGTCTTCTCCGAAAACTTCGCCTGTCCCGAACACGGCGCGGTGATGGAAGAACTATCGCCCCGCCTGTTCTCCTTTAACTCGCCCTATGGAGCCTGTCCCGCCTGTCATGGGTTGGGCAGTCATCGCAAGTTTTCGCCGGAGTTGGTGGTGCCCAACCCAGAGTTACCTGTGTATGCGGCGATCGCACCCTGGTCAGATAAGGACAATACCTACTACCTGTCCTTACTGTGCAGTGTGGCAAATGCCTTTGGCTTTGATATTCAAACGCCCTGGAATCAACTGACCAAAGCCCAGCAAAATATTCTCCTGCATGGTTCCAAAGAGCCAATCTGGATTGAGGTGGATTCCCGCTACCGGGAAAGCAAAGGGTATCAGCGGCGTTACGAGGGTGCTCTTCCCCTGCTGGAGCGGCAGTACCAGGAAGCCAATTCCGATCTGTATAAGCAAAAGCTGGAGCAGTACCTGATTGATCAACCCTGCGAGGTCTGTGAGGGCAAGCGGTTAAAACCAGAATCCCTAGCGGTGAGACTGGGGCAGTATCGACTCCACGAATTGACCGGGGTGTCGATCGGGGAGTGTCTGGAGCGGATCAATCAGTTGCAACTCAGTCCTCGACAGGCGCAAATTGGCGATCTGGTGTTGCGAGAGATTAGAGCTAGATTGCAGTTTTTGCTGGATGTGGGGTTGGATTATCTGACGCTCGATCGTCCCGCCATGACCCTTTCGGGAGGAGAAGCCCAGCGAATTCGCTTGGCCACCCAGATTGGATCGGGGCTGACCGGAGTGCTGTATGTATTGGATGAACCCAGTATTGGACTGCATCAGCGGGATAACTCACGCCTGCTGAAAACGCTTACTCGTCTGCGCGATCTGGGCAATACCCTGATTGTGGTGGAACACGATGAGGAAACCATTCGGGCGGCTGATCATCTGGTCGATATTGGGCCGGGAGCGGGAATTCATGGCGGACGTATTATTGCTCAGGGCAGCCTGGAGAATATCCTGAATGCGCCGGACTCGCTGACGGGGGCGTACTTATCAGAACGACGGGTGATTCAGACACCGGGAGAACGACGACCCGGAAATGGTCGATCGCTCCGCATCCGAAACGCCCGCCGCAATAATCTGAAGGACGTTACGGTTGAAATTCCCCTGGGTAAACTGGTGTGCGTTACGGGAGTCTCCGGCTCTGGCAAGTCCACCTTAATTAACGAACTGCTGCATCCGGCTCTGCAACACCACTTTGGCAGCAAAATTCCATTTCCCAAAGAGATGGACGGGATTGACGGACTCAGTGCCCTGGACAAAGTGATTGTGATTGACCAATCGCCGATCGGTCGCACTCCCCGCTCTAACCCGGCCACTTATACGGGCGTATTTGACGTAATCCGGGATGTGTTTGCTGGAACCATTGAAGCGAAGGCGAGAGGCTACAAACCGGGACAGTTTTCCTTCAATGTCAAAGGCGGACGTTGTGAAGCCTGTGCCGGCCAGGGCGTGAATGTGATTGAGATGAACTTCCTGCCGGATGTGTATGTACAGTGTGAGGTTTGCAAAGGAGCACGCTACAACCGGGAAACGCTGCAGGTGAAGTTTAAGGGCAAGTCGATCGCAGATGTACTGAACATGACCGTCGAGGAAGCCCTGGAGTTTTTCCAGAATATTCCCCAGGCGGCCAGCCGTCTGCAAACGCTTGTGGATGTCGGTTTGGGCTATATCCGATTGGGCCAGACCGCTCCCACCCTCTCTGGGGGAGAAGCGCAGCGGGTGAAGTTAGCCACGGAACTTTCCCGTCGTGCCACAGGCAAAACCCTTTACTTAATTGATGAACCCACAACGGGCCTTTCCTTCTATGACGTTCACAAACTGCTGGATGTGATGCAACGGCTGGTAGACAAAGGCAACTCCATTCTGGTGATCGAACACAACCTGGATGTGATTCGCTGCTCCGATTGGCTAATTGACCTGGGGCCAGAAGGGGGCGATCGGGGGGGTGAAATCATTGCTGTTGGCACTCCCGAAGAAGTCGCCGATCACCCATCTTCCTATACCGGCCAGTATCTCAAACACGTTCTAAAACAGTATCCGCCTGTCCCGGCAACAGCTTGA
- the glyQ gene encoding glycine--tRNA ligase subunit alpha — MNFQSVIATLHQFWSDRGCLIVQPYDTEKGAGTKSPHTFLRALGPEPWSVAYVEPCRRPGDGRYGENPNRVQHYYQYQVLIKPSPNNIQDVYLDSLRALGIQPEDHDVRFVEDNWEDAAVGAWGVGWEVWLDGMEVTQFTYFQQCGGLDCRPVSIEITYGLERLTMYLQGVNSIFDIQWNDTLTYGDVHLQGEIECSKYNFEASNPELLFTLFQLYEQEAKELMDKELVLPAFDHVLKCSHTFNLLDARGVISVTERTRYIGRIRNMARQVAQLYLKQREELGFPLLQAEPVKAA; from the coding sequence GTGAATTTTCAATCCGTTATTGCCACGTTGCACCAGTTTTGGAGCGATCGGGGTTGTTTGATTGTCCAGCCCTACGATACGGAGAAGGGGGCAGGTACGAAAAGCCCCCATACATTTTTGCGGGCGCTGGGGCCGGAGCCCTGGTCTGTGGCCTATGTAGAACCCTGTCGCCGACCGGGAGATGGACGTTATGGGGAGAATCCCAACCGGGTGCAGCATTATTACCAATATCAGGTGTTAATCAAACCGTCGCCCAATAACATTCAGGACGTTTATCTGGATTCCTTGAGAGCTTTGGGCATTCAGCCAGAAGATCACGATGTCCGGTTTGTGGAAGACAACTGGGAAGATGCGGCTGTAGGAGCCTGGGGGGTCGGTTGGGAAGTCTGGTTAGATGGCATGGAAGTCACCCAGTTCACCTACTTCCAGCAATGTGGTGGGTTAGATTGCCGTCCGGTGTCGATCGAAATTACCTATGGTCTGGAACGTTTGACCATGTATCTGCAAGGAGTCAACTCCATTTTTGACATCCAGTGGAATGATACTTTGACCTATGGAGATGTGCATCTCCAGGGCGAAATCGAATGCTCCAAATACAACTTTGAAGCCTCTAATCCGGAGTTACTGTTTACCCTGTTTCAGCTTTACGAGCAGGAAGCCAAGGAACTGATGGATAAGGAATTGGTGCTGCCTGCCTTTGACCATGTGCTGAAGTGTTCTCATACCTTTAACCTGCTGGATGCGCGGGGGGTCATTTCGGTGACAGAGCGGACTCGTTACATTGGTCGTATTCGCAATATGGCGCGGCAAGTGGCTCAACTATATTTGAAACAGCGTGAGGAATTGGGCTTTCCCTTGTTGCAAGCTGAACCGGTGAAAGCGGCTTAA
- the dapF gene encoding diaminopimelate epimerase, with product MGIEFTKYHGLGNDFILIDNRGSTTPRLTAEEAVRWCDRHFGIGADGVIFALPGQDGTDYTMRIFNSDGSEPEMCGNGIRCLARFIADLEGKEPNASVTYRIHTLAGVMMPQLEPDGLVTVDMGEPRLLAAEIPTTLSQPDEKVINQPLEVAGQSWSVTCVSMGNPHCITFVEDVAAIPLEAIGPQFECHPAFPKKTNTEFIQVVRPDYLKMRVWERGAGITLACGTGACASLVAAVLTGQSNRRATVELPGGPLQIEWSASNHHLYMTGPAEKVFTGVV from the coding sequence ATGGGAATTGAGTTTACGAAATATCATGGTTTGGGCAACGATTTTATCTTGATTGACAATCGCGGCTCGACCACACCCCGTTTGACGGCTGAGGAAGCGGTGCGCTGGTGCGATCGCCATTTCGGGATTGGGGCCGATGGAGTCATCTTTGCCCTACCCGGACAGGACGGTACCGACTACACCATGCGAATTTTCAACAGCGATGGCTCGGAACCGGAGATGTGCGGCAATGGCATTCGCTGTCTGGCCCGCTTTATTGCCGACCTGGAAGGCAAAGAGCCAAATGCTTCTGTAACGTATCGGATCCATACCCTGGCTGGGGTAATGATGCCCCAGCTAGAACCTGATGGGCTGGTCACGGTGGATATGGGAGAACCCCGACTGTTAGCCGCCGAAATTCCCACGACTTTGAGTCAGCCGGATGAGAAGGTGATTAATCAACCCCTGGAGGTGGCTGGGCAGTCCTGGTCAGTGACCTGTGTCAGTATGGGCAATCCCCATTGCATTACTTTTGTTGAGGATGTGGCCGCGATTCCTCTAGAAGCGATCGGCCCGCAGTTTGAATGCCATCCGGCGTTTCCCAAGAAAACGAATACAGAATTCATTCAGGTTGTCCGTCCCGATTACCTGAAAATGCGGGTCTGGGAACGGGGAGCGGGCATTACCCTGGCCTGCGGTACAGGGGCTTGTGCCTCTCTGGTGGCGGCAGTCTTAACGGGTCAGAGCAATCGACGGGCAACGGTTGAACTTCCCGGCGGCCCCTTACAAATCGAATGGTCAGCCAGCAATCATCACCTGTACATGACTGGCCCCGCCGAAAAGGTGTTTACTGGAGTGGTTTAG
- a CDS encoding Hfq-related RNA-binding protein, giving the protein MYGGITMAAELETELPSVRQIQNLIREEQEVEFKLVTGDLLSGKIRWQDNYCIALIDQYDQATIVWRQAIVYIKPRL; this is encoded by the coding sequence TTGTACGGGGGCATAACGATGGCGGCAGAACTAGAAACTGAACTTCCCAGCGTTCGCCAGATTCAGAATCTGATTCGGGAAGAACAAGAAGTTGAATTCAAGTTAGTCACTGGAGATTTGCTATCGGGCAAGATCCGCTGGCAAGACAACTATTGTATTGCCTTAATCGACCAGTATGATCAGGCGACGATCGTCTGGCGGCAGGCGATCGTGTATATCAAGCCCAGATTATAG
- a CDS encoding cation:proton antiporter codes for MQEDFRLILDLVTVLGAAAIGGLLAALLRQPILLGYLIAGMVVGPTGLGLIKELVQVETLAQFGVAFLLFALGVEFSFTELNKVKGISLGGGGLQIALTILVTALVSLGMGWVTSPAQGVFLGAILSLSSTAVVLKSLMERNETGTPHGQVLLGILVVQDLALGLMLAVLPALDKPLEEIGIAVGWALLQTGLFALGAVAAGIWIIPRLLRVLARTESRELFLLCIVALCLGIALLTEQLGLSIEMGAFVAGLMISEVEYSDQTLTYVEPLRDIFASLFFAAIGMLIDPLFLWNNLELILGLVTLVFIGKFLIVTPLVRLFGYPLKTAVIAGLGLAQIGEFSFVLASEGQALGLVSRRVYLLILGTTAVTLVVTPFIMRLIPQLFVWAEAVPWLKSWLEGSNLPLEVSEKLPLNQHIVISGYGKIGRNIVRMLTEHGYSVLVIDQSERRIQELREAGIPYIYGNAASLHVLEKAGVMTAKGMAIALPDPMSTRLCLKRALELSPDLDIVVRANKDKDIELLYQLGAKEVVQPEFEASLELSSHLMTGLGLPLPVIQREVQQIRNSHYQDLRSERPSYQISRELKQATQDMGNKWYSLPEGSPLIGMTLEETNLRRLTGVSLMAIQRSTGEEMDYPDAKTVLQKGDRLLIVGQPEELAALDDLAKGKAAIPTENASCQWLLVPDHSHVVGKTLSELHIRRQFGVLIQAIRREGKFINFPDGNSDLQAGDRLLLCGNLYALNQASHWIAPVPQTGTVVPFPVTSVSLNETIADSQEIG; via the coding sequence GTGCAAGAAGACTTTCGATTAATTCTTGATTTAGTAACGGTACTAGGGGCTGCTGCGATTGGGGGGCTACTGGCGGCTCTCCTGCGGCAACCTATCTTACTGGGATACTTGATTGCCGGAATGGTGGTGGGGCCAACCGGATTGGGGCTGATTAAAGAGCTGGTGCAGGTGGAAACCCTGGCCCAGTTTGGGGTGGCTTTCCTGTTATTTGCTCTTGGCGTAGAATTCTCATTTACAGAACTGAATAAGGTTAAAGGCATTAGTTTAGGGGGAGGTGGCCTGCAGATTGCCCTGACTATCCTGGTGACGGCTCTGGTGTCGTTGGGGATGGGATGGGTGACATCTCCGGCTCAAGGGGTGTTTCTGGGCGCGATTTTGTCTCTCTCTTCCACGGCAGTCGTGCTGAAGTCGCTAATGGAGCGAAACGAGACGGGGACTCCTCACGGTCAGGTACTGCTGGGTATCCTGGTGGTACAAGACCTGGCGCTGGGCCTCATGCTGGCGGTTCTCCCGGCTCTGGATAAGCCACTGGAAGAAATTGGCATAGCCGTGGGATGGGCCTTGCTACAAACCGGATTGTTTGCCCTGGGAGCAGTGGCGGCTGGCATCTGGATCATTCCCCGGTTGCTGCGAGTCCTGGCCCGCACGGAAAGCCGAGAGTTGTTTCTGCTCTGCATTGTGGCGCTGTGTCTGGGGATTGCCCTGCTGACGGAACAACTGGGGTTGTCCATTGAGATGGGAGCCTTCGTCGCGGGTCTGATGATTTCCGAGGTGGAGTATTCCGATCAGACCCTCACCTATGTGGAACCGTTGCGGGATATCTTTGCCTCCCTGTTTTTTGCAGCGATCGGGATGTTGATCGACCCGCTGTTTCTCTGGAACAACCTGGAACTGATTTTGGGCCTGGTAACGCTGGTCTTTATTGGCAAATTTTTGATCGTCACACCACTGGTCAGACTGTTTGGTTATCCCTTGAAAACAGCCGTGATTGCTGGGTTAGGGCTGGCGCAAATTGGCGAATTCTCGTTTGTCCTGGCAAGTGAGGGGCAAGCATTAGGGTTAGTTTCGCGGCGGGTTTATCTGCTGATTCTGGGAACGACAGCCGTAACGCTGGTGGTGACTCCCTTTATCATGCGGTTGATTCCCCAACTGTTTGTCTGGGCGGAAGCCGTGCCCTGGTTGAAGTCCTGGCTGGAGGGGAGCAATCTGCCGCTGGAAGTCTCGGAGAAGCTGCCCCTGAACCAGCATATCGTGATTTCTGGCTATGGCAAAATTGGCCGCAATATTGTGCGAATGTTGACCGAGCATGGCTATTCTGTGCTGGTGATTGATCAGTCGGAACGGCGCATCCAGGAATTGCGAGAGGCAGGAATTCCTTATATCTATGGCAATGCCGCTAGTCTGCATGTGCTGGAAAAGGCAGGTGTGATGACAGCCAAGGGCATGGCGATCGCGCTTCCTGATCCCATGAGTACTCGCCTGTGCCTGAAACGCGCTCTGGAACTGAGTCCCGATCTGGATATTGTGGTGCGGGCTAATAAGGATAAGGATATTGAACTGCTGTATCAGTTGGGCGCCAAGGAAGTTGTCCAACCGGAGTTTGAGGCCAGTCTGGAACTCTCCTCTCACCTGATGACTGGCTTGGGGTTGCCCTTACCCGTGATTCAGCGAGAGGTGCAGCAAATCCGCAACTCGCACTATCAGGATTTGCGATCGGAGCGCCCATCCTACCAGATCTCACGGGAGTTAAAGCAAGCCACCCAGGATATGGGCAATAAGTGGTATAGCTTGCCAGAAGGGTCGCCGTTGATTGGCATGACGCTGGAGGAAACCAACCTGCGTCGCTTAACAGGAGTTAGCCTGATGGCGATTCAGCGCAGCACTGGTGAAGAAATGGATTATCCCGATGCGAAAACCGTCTTGCAGAAGGGCGATCGCTTGCTGATTGTCGGCCAACCAGAAGAACTTGCAGCCCTGGATGATCTGGCCAAAGGTAAAGCTGCGATTCCCACCGAAAATGCCTCCTGTCAGTGGTTGCTGGTGCCAGACCATAGCCATGTTGTCGGCAAAACGCTTTCTGAACTGCACATTCGGCGGCAATTTGGCGTGCTGATCCAGGCCATCCGGCGAGAAGGAAAATTTATCAACTTCCCGGATGGCAATAGTGATTTGCAGGCGGGCGATCGCTTGCTCCTCTGTGGCAATCTCTATGCCCTGAACCAGGCCAGCCACTGGATTGCTCCTGTTCCTCAAACCGGAACCGTAGTCCCGTTTCCAGTCACGAGCGTCAGTCTGAATGAAACCATTGCGGATTCTCAAGAGATCGGCTAG